One genomic segment of Suricata suricatta isolate VVHF042 chromosome 16, meerkat_22Aug2017_6uvM2_HiC, whole genome shotgun sequence includes these proteins:
- the SIGLECL1 gene encoding LOW QUALITY PROTEIN: SIGLEC family-like protein 1 (The sequence of the model RefSeq protein was modified relative to this genomic sequence to represent the inferred CDS: deleted 1 base in 1 codon): protein MAPARLLRSFCSLEKMLLCSCSFHGIPTPSVRWWMGGAPVGANSVDGSVQVTSTIIAPWANSTIRLTEQPKMSTSLLCEGKNQNGTHALSILLMPRKSSFLPQTFMRGLIQGVICGAIAAALLFFCLIPLIMKHIRRNLAEKNAAAKAEKSSKARACQEPKMSLKPKEPEKSTITPSSESQILSTRTGNALLPSLNPAPGADVPLWINHAAVKIHQAPLTLNFQKKQGKPELLMPMKITCLPAVSNICRITKVHRLLESVTNPDPRSLLSPQSPQAPTCPSH from the exons ATGG CACCTGCCAGGCTGCTCCGTTCTTTCTGTTCCTTGGAGAAGATGCTTCTGTGCAGCTGTTCCTTCCATGGGATCCCCACGCCCTCCGTGCGGTGGTGGATGGGAGGGGCCCCCGTGGGCGCGAACAGCGTGGATGGCAGTGTCCAGGTGACGTCCACCATTATCGCCCCCTGGGCCAACAGCACCATCCGCCTGACAGAGCAGCCAAAAATGAGCACGAGCCTTCTCTGTGAGGGAAAGAACCAAAATGGAACTCATGCTTTGAGCATCCTGCTGATGCCAA GAAAGagttcttttcttccccagactTTCATGAGAGGGCTGATCCAGGGCGTGATCTGTGGAGCCATTGCAGCTGCCCTTCTGTTCTTCTGTCTCATCCCACTCAT AATGAAACATATCAGAAGGAATCTGGCA GAAAAAAATGCAGCAGCCAAAGCAGAGAAGAGCTCAAAAGCCCGAGCATGCCAAGAACCCAAGATGTCTCTGAAGCCCAAGGAGCCAGAAAAATCCACAATCACTCCATCTTCAGAGAGCCAGATATTG TCCACTAGGACTGGAAATGCCCTGCTGCCCTCCTTAAACCCTGCACCAGGAGCTGATGTCCCCTTGTGGATAAATCATGCAGCTGTTAAAATCCACCAAG CACCGCTTACCTTAAACTTCCAGAAAAAGCAAGGTAAACCAGAGCTCCTGATGCCTATGAAAATTACGTGCCTACCTGCAGTCTCCAACATCTGCAGGATCACTAAAGTCCACAGACTCCTGGAGTCTGTAACAAACCCGGATCCCAGGAGTCTCCTCAGCCCACAAAGCCCTCAAGCCCCCACCTGTCCCTCACACTGA